In the genome of Deltaproteobacteria bacterium, the window CTCCCCCTATTTCCGCAAAAATATCCCCTCGCTGCAGGCCATCCTTTTCGGCCAAGCTCCCCTGGCGGACCTCCGATACTAAAATCCCTTTTGTTGACTTATAGGAAAAGGATTCAGCCAGTAAGGGAGTAAGCTCCTGAATGGATAGACCGTAGCGTTCCTCGATTTCCTTCTGTTCTCCAAGAGGAATCGCCATTTCTCTGAACAGGTTCTTGGAAACGTATATGGGAGCTTTAAACTTCAGGGCCATAACAATGGAATCGCTCGGCCGGGCATCAATCTCTACCATCGTACCTTCCTTCTCCACCACCATCGTCGCGTAATAGATGCCATCCTTGCTATGGGTAATGACGATCCGCTGAACCTTTCCGTTTGTTTTCCGGATGATGGTTTCTAAAAGGTCGTGGGTTAAGGGGCGAGGGGGTTGGGTTCCTTGGATTACGGCATTAATGGCGTTGGCCTCGAAAGGGCCGATCCAAATCGGCAGCGCCCGTTCCTCGAGGGAGTCAGCGAGAAAAACCACCGGTTGCATGGTGGTGGGATCGATAACAAGTT includes:
- a CDS encoding DUF151 domain-containing protein, whose product is MKTPESFVRKDRVKRVGVAAGILLVTLVYLSGEILAKKVPSISWEQKEFLQVKVHQLVIDPTTMQPVVFLADSLEERALPIWIGPFEANAINAVIQGTQPPRPLTHDLLETIIRKTNGKVQRIVITHSKDGIYYATMVVEKEGTMVEIDARPSDSIVMALKFKAPIYVSKNLFREMAIPLGEQKEIEERYGLSIQELTPLLAESFSYKSTKGILVSEVRQGSLAEKDGLQRGDIFAEIGGETIVDVMSFKGALAKSKLTVQAKVFRQGHFLSLTLHLK